The Pirellulales bacterium genome includes a window with the following:
- a CDS encoding CusA/CzcA family heavy metal efflux RND transporter produces MLNAIIRLALTYRAITIAAALALLVYGGWTLVHLPIDVFPDLNRPRVTILTEAHGLAPEEVETLVTFPLESMLNGATGVQAVRSSSAAGLSVIHVEFAWGTDIFIDRQIVTEKIAQVMSRLPEGARPQLAPISSIMGQVLHIGMTSTGPTNAMELRTLADWVVRQRLLTIPGVAQVVTMGGGRKQYQVLVNPDSLMKFDVTLADVEQAVAASNANATGGYLDSGGSELLVRSLGRVRSLADLGRVVVKPRSDRPVLLEQVARVVEAPQVKRGDSAINGEPGVLLVISKQPGADTRRMTDAVMAALAELQTALPPDVRLHPTIYQQKQFIELSITNVIEALRDGGILVVIILLIFLLNFRTTFITLTAIPLSIVVTGLVFYALGMSINTMTLGGLAVAIGELVDDAIVDVENIFRRLRENRHSASPRPALRVVYEASSEVRSSIVFSTLLVVLVFVPLFAMGGMEGRLFTPLGLAYIVSILASLAVSLTVTPVLSYWLLPNMRAAGHDRDGWLLRVLKALVRRTIRLSLRWPAFILGAVAVAVAVSVFTVSHLGRDFLPPFNEGSVQVNVLLPPGTSLAASNAIAAEVDQQVKQIEGVVAFGRRTGRAEFDEHAEGVNVSEIVISFDPHVDRSREEILAELRERLGRVPGALIGVEQPIAHLISHMLSGVKAQIAVKVFGDDLPTLRREAERMKQAMSEVAGVRDLMVEPLVEIPQLQIQIDRARLAQYGLHSDQVNQFVETAMNGRVVSEVVEGERKFDLVVRLDEPFRQDLARFGRLALNLPSGGVVPLQAVAEIRQASGPNTINRENVRRRIVLQCNAAGRDLGSIVDEIQSRLAPIQAELPTGYFVEYGGQFESQRSATRAIGMLSLISLAGMFLALYTLFRSVNLSLQVLAALPMASIGAVGALVVTGQSLTVASLVGFISLAGIASRNGILLVAHYLHLVRYEGEDFTPAMIERAGQERLAPMLMTALTAGIALVPLVVAGGEPGKEILYPVATVILGGLISSTLLDFFVHPALFWIFGRHQAARVCREHLEQRDAESELEAPELAPSI; encoded by the coding sequence ATGCTCAACGCGATTATCCGCCTGGCCTTGACCTACCGTGCGATTACGATCGCTGCGGCGCTGGCGTTGCTGGTGTACGGCGGTTGGACGTTGGTCCATTTGCCGATCGACGTCTTTCCCGATTTGAATCGTCCCCGCGTGACGATCCTCACCGAGGCCCATGGCCTGGCACCCGAGGAAGTCGAGACGCTGGTGACGTTTCCGCTCGAATCGATGCTCAACGGGGCGACCGGCGTACAGGCCGTGCGCAGCTCGTCCGCAGCGGGATTGTCGGTGATCCACGTCGAATTCGCCTGGGGCACCGATATCTTCATCGATCGCCAGATCGTCACCGAGAAGATCGCGCAGGTCATGTCGCGCTTGCCCGAGGGCGCGCGGCCGCAACTGGCGCCGATCTCTTCGATCATGGGTCAGGTCCTGCATATCGGGATGACCAGCACGGGCCCCACCAACGCCATGGAGTTGCGGACCCTGGCCGATTGGGTCGTGCGGCAGCGCTTGCTGACCATTCCCGGCGTGGCGCAGGTGGTCACCATGGGCGGCGGTCGCAAACAGTACCAGGTGCTCGTCAATCCCGATTCGTTGATGAAATTCGACGTCACGCTGGCCGACGTCGAGCAGGCCGTGGCCGCGAGCAACGCGAACGCCACGGGCGGCTATCTCGACTCGGGCGGCAGCGAGCTTTTGGTCCGATCCTTGGGGCGCGTCCGTTCGCTCGCCGATCTGGGCCGGGTCGTCGTCAAGCCGCGGTCCGATCGGCCGGTGTTGCTCGAGCAAGTGGCCCGGGTCGTCGAAGCCCCGCAGGTCAAACGCGGCGATTCGGCCATCAATGGCGAACCGGGCGTGTTGCTGGTGATCTCCAAGCAACCGGGAGCCGACACGCGGCGGATGACCGATGCCGTGATGGCGGCGCTGGCCGAATTGCAGACGGCCCTACCCCCCGACGTCCGGCTGCACCCCACCATCTATCAGCAGAAGCAGTTCATCGAGCTGAGCATCACCAACGTGATCGAGGCACTGCGCGACGGCGGCATCCTCGTCGTGATTATCTTGCTGATCTTCTTGCTCAATTTCCGCACGACGTTCATTACCCTGACGGCGATCCCCTTGTCGATCGTCGTGACGGGCCTGGTGTTTTATGCCCTGGGCATGTCGATCAACACCATGACGCTCGGCGGGCTGGCGGTGGCGATCGGCGAGCTGGTCGACGACGCGATCGTCGACGTCGAGAACATCTTTCGCCGGCTGCGCGAAAACCGGCATTCCGCGAGCCCGCGGCCGGCGCTACGCGTCGTCTACGAGGCCAGCAGCGAGGTCCGCAGCTCGATCGTCTTCAGCACGCTCTTGGTCGTGCTGGTGTTCGTGCCGCTGTTCGCGATGGGTGGCATGGAAGGTCGGCTGTTCACACCTTTGGGGCTGGCCTATATCGTCTCGATTCTCGCTTCGCTGGCCGTTTCGCTGACGGTTACGCCGGTGCTGTCGTACTGGCTGCTGCCCAACATGCGCGCCGCCGGGCACGACCGCGACGGCTGGCTGCTGCGCGTGCTCAAGGCGCTGGTGCGTCGGACAATCCGCCTCAGCCTGCGTTGGCCGGCTTTCATCCTCGGCGCCGTCGCCGTGGCCGTCGCGGTGAGCGTGTTTACCGTGTCGCACCTGGGTCGCGATTTCTTGCCGCCGTTCAACGAGGGCAGCGTGCAGGTCAACGTCTTGCTGCCGCCCGGCACGTCGCTGGCCGCTTCGAATGCCATCGCCGCCGAGGTCGACCAGCAGGTCAAACAGATCGAAGGCGTCGTCGCGTTCGGCCGGCGCACCGGTCGAGCCGAGTTCGACGAACACGCCGAGGGAGTGAACGTCTCCGAGATCGTCATCAGCTTCGATCCGCACGTCGATCGTTCGCGCGAAGAAATCCTGGCCGAGCTGCGCGAGCGCCTCGGGCGCGTGCCCGGGGCGCTGATCGGCGTCGAACAGCCGATCGCTCACCTGATCTCGCACATGCTCTCGGGCGTCAAGGCGCAGATTGCCGTGAAGGTTTTCGGCGATGACCTGCCCACCCTGCGCCGCGAGGCCGAACGGATGAAGCAGGCGATGTCCGAGGTGGCGGGCGTGCGCGATTTGATGGTTGAGCCGCTGGTCGAGATCCCGCAATTGCAGATCCAGATCGACCGCGCGCGGCTGGCGCAATACGGACTGCATTCGGACCAGGTCAATCAGTTCGTCGAAACGGCGATGAACGGCCGCGTCGTCTCCGAGGTCGTCGAGGGCGAACGCAAATTCGACCTCGTCGTGCGGCTCGACGAGCCTTTCCGCCAGGACCTCGCGCGGTTCGGACGGTTGGCGCTGAACCTGCCCTCGGGCGGCGTGGTGCCGCTGCAGGCCGTGGCCGAGATTCGCCAGGCAAGTGGCCCGAATACGATCAATCGGGAAAACGTCCGCCGCCGCATCGTACTGCAATGCAACGCTGCAGGCCGCGACCTGGGGAGCATCGTCGACGAGATCCAGTCCCGACTCGCACCGATTCAGGCCGAGCTTCCCACGGGGTATTTCGTCGAATACGGTGGTCAGTTCGAAAGCCAGCGCTCCGCCACACGGGCCATCGGGATGCTGAGCCTGATCTCGCTGGCCGGCATGTTTCTGGCGTTGTACACGCTGTTCCGGTCAGTCAATCTCTCGCTCCAGGTGCTGGCCGCGCTGCCGATGGCGTCGATTGGCGCCGTGGGGGCGCTGGTGGTCACCGGGCAATCGTTGACCGTCGCCAGCCTCGTTGGATTCATTTCGCTGGCCGGCATCGCCTCGCGCAACGGCATCCTCCTGGTGGCCCATTACCTGCACCTGGTGCGCTACGAGGGCGAGGACTTTACCCCGGCGATGATCGAACGCGCCGGACAAGAGCGTCTGGCGCCGATGTTGATGACGGCCCTGACCGCCGGCATTGCGCTGGTGCCGCTCGTCGTGGCCGGTGGCGAACCGGGTAAAGAGATTCTCTACCCAGTGGCGACGGTGATTCTCGGCGGCTTGATCAGCTCGACGCTGCTGGACTTCTTCGTCCACCCCGCGCTGTTCTGGATCTTCGGCCGGCACCAGGCGGCACGCGTCTGCCGCGAGCACCTGGAACAACGAGATGCCGAGAGCGAACTTGAAGCCCCCGAGTTGGCACCCTCGATTTGA
- a CDS encoding NF038122 family metalloprotease, with translation MMRWNSSRAKTHRVHAEMLERRELLAAAPVPTHVVPFPAYGNPGVLTAGQEQRTYLYANGTSLTEIVPGSAEAQSLAAMQAALPEPGDPGGNSPFEIVILPSDALTQPQNRAWWVNYEKAADVWEQFFDDPVTIFIDADIGGLPPGVLGVTSSVPLLSDYGTMRQALINDAEPDDAIVNSLPLSNEASAIVPIGFNLTGAVAGNKANLKALGFRGLDEAFGPSDGKITLSTDAAIAWDFDDTNGINGYSVLSVMLHEIGHLLGFVSDVDVVDNAIFNFTTSPVAPTLLDLFRFENDVPGHDPTSAADFRNFPRFLASGGEAVTDTIEDEWRMSTGSKTGDGGQASHWKDEFFTGTQVGIMDPTGEFNVETLVERSDRRIFDLMGYDTLWPGELSDLLGASFAAVGTTTASGGDTVPIQYRVRNAGEIAAPYFRVQFVLSNNQSYEPLFDAIVGEYTVDGLGGLTQSSLRTASVVLPGPTNIAYFGNITPRTMYLLMITDAYDEAYEQSEINNLGVSIGIDKVPLFVDPLGLGIDLTGASLLATPDAGTPGTPIQVNYQIANNGNVDVNAPFDVHFYLSTNTGLDPSDYFLGSQHFDGLTRNTVTPTATKNFVLPAAENPIYGAGNGTYFITMFTDFGDDIPEANETNNFSVGQGTDYDTIQITILPPGPDLKGRMFDVVPSDVSAGTAVPIHFKVENTGNVNAGPFRVNFYLSHDNQITTTDYFIGQYLFTGLTQSTLSPLLTQIVTLPQVDSAFWNGTGTYTIGMIVDADIQVSEVNETDNANLGQTIDLETLNITLNAPPANLRGTHFNLLPAQVSVGTPFNAEFTVENNGSTAAPSFEVRFYLSRDEAITTGDTLLFTRIIPGLAIGANTGNLLQTLDLPLGTQTGPAYIGMIVDPLGAIAETNEGDNANRGSLLDREVTEIVPPDPATVNLPQLRGTSFDVVPAEVTAGNSFDIQYRVENQGAAAAGAFEVRFYASSDEDISTADVLLGTQAFASLGAFANTGILAKQLTLPAQTPLGPLFIGMIIDPAGVIGESNEEDNRNRGPGLDSDNLVVVTPPPPPVLLSDLKGAGFNVVQTTAAPGTKVDIQYTVVNASAVAGAGNFVVRFYVSNNPILGAGGTDTLLGEQAINGLPISGSTGILTKSLTLPGNFSAVPAYICMLIDATDAVLESNEVNNRNQGVGFDSDTLLIDGPPIAQVAANVWVGAFAPASAQFAVGFPGNPGAPNMNWTMGIPGWLSISGDWNGDGIDTVGLYNPATAQFFLSNALGNSIADVTPFTYGMPGWIPLAGDWNNDGIDTVGLYNPATAQFFLRNANTTGTADIAPFNYGLPNWRPVVGDWNGDGIDTIGLYQPSSASFFLRNTNSTGVADVTPFNYGMASWLPVSGDWNSDESDSVGVYNPVTGQLFLRNSNTTGVADVAPLVVGSGNGLPLAGKYTAGSGLNATTLLNSAASQPSVPSALPLAMITSSSMQMPASTLADPMPAVDPPADSDALDLAETRTARPVDYAREVDKLMSGLDEL, from the coding sequence ATGATGCGGTGGAATTCGTCGCGTGCCAAAACCCATCGGGTCCACGCCGAGATGCTGGAGCGGCGCGAACTGCTTGCGGCCGCTCCGGTGCCGACGCACGTCGTCCCTTTTCCGGCATACGGCAATCCGGGCGTGCTGACCGCCGGCCAGGAACAACGCACCTATTTGTATGCGAATGGCACGTCGCTCACCGAAATCGTGCCGGGCTCGGCCGAGGCCCAGAGCCTCGCGGCAATGCAAGCTGCCCTTCCCGAACCTGGCGATCCTGGCGGTAACTCGCCATTCGAGATCGTGATCCTGCCCAGCGATGCGCTCACACAGCCACAGAACCGGGCCTGGTGGGTCAACTATGAGAAGGCGGCCGACGTCTGGGAACAGTTCTTCGACGACCCGGTGACGATTTTCATCGACGCCGACATCGGGGGACTTCCTCCCGGGGTGTTGGGCGTCACGTCGTCGGTGCCCCTCTTGTCCGACTATGGGACGATGCGCCAGGCGTTGATCAACGACGCCGAGCCGGACGATGCGATCGTCAACTCGTTGCCGCTCTCCAATGAAGCGTCGGCCATCGTGCCGATCGGATTCAATCTCACCGGCGCCGTCGCCGGCAACAAGGCGAACTTAAAGGCCTTGGGCTTCCGCGGGCTCGACGAGGCGTTTGGACCGAGCGACGGGAAGATCACGCTCAGCACCGATGCCGCTATTGCTTGGGATTTCGACGACACCAATGGCATCAATGGCTACTCGGTCCTCTCCGTGATGTTGCACGAGATCGGCCACTTGCTCGGGTTTGTTTCGGATGTCGACGTCGTCGATAACGCGATCTTCAACTTCACCACCAGCCCCGTCGCGCCGACGTTGCTCGATTTGTTCCGTTTTGAAAACGACGTCCCTGGACACGATCCGACGTCGGCGGCGGACTTCCGCAATTTCCCGCGATTCCTGGCGTCCGGAGGCGAAGCAGTCACCGACACGATTGAGGACGAATGGCGGATGTCGACCGGTTCGAAGACCGGCGACGGCGGCCAGGCGAGCCACTGGAAGGACGAGTTCTTCACCGGCACGCAGGTCGGCATCATGGACCCGACCGGGGAATTCAACGTCGAGACTCTGGTGGAGCGATCGGATCGGCGGATCTTCGATCTGATGGGTTACGACACGCTCTGGCCGGGTGAACTCTCCGACTTGCTCGGTGCGTCGTTCGCGGCCGTCGGCACGACGACCGCCAGCGGCGGCGACACCGTGCCGATCCAATACCGGGTTCGCAACGCCGGTGAGATCGCGGCGCCCTATTTCCGCGTGCAATTCGTCCTGAGCAACAATCAGTCCTACGAGCCGCTCTTCGACGCCATTGTCGGCGAGTACACCGTCGACGGTTTGGGCGGACTCACGCAGTCGTCGTTGCGCACGGCGTCGGTCGTCCTGCCAGGGCCGACGAACATCGCATATTTCGGCAATATCACGCCGCGTACGATGTACTTGTTGATGATCACCGACGCGTACGATGAAGCCTACGAACAATCGGAGATCAACAACCTCGGAGTGAGCATCGGCATCGACAAGGTCCCACTATTCGTCGATCCGCTCGGCCTGGGCATCGACTTGACCGGGGCGTCCCTCCTCGCGACGCCCGATGCGGGTACGCCCGGCACCCCGATTCAAGTCAACTACCAGATCGCCAACAACGGCAACGTCGATGTGAATGCCCCATTCGACGTGCACTTCTATCTCAGCACCAACACCGGCCTCGATCCGTCGGACTATTTCCTCGGGTCCCAGCATTTCGACGGTCTGACGCGCAATACGGTCACGCCGACGGCGACGAAGAACTTCGTCCTGCCGGCTGCTGAAAACCCGATCTACGGCGCGGGCAACGGCACCTACTTCATCACGATGTTCACCGATTTCGGTGACGATATTCCCGAGGCGAACGAAACCAACAACTTCAGCGTCGGACAGGGTACGGACTACGATACGATCCAGATCACCATCCTGCCGCCGGGCCCGGATCTCAAGGGCCGCATGTTCGACGTGGTACCCAGCGACGTTTCAGCCGGTACCGCGGTGCCCATCCATTTCAAGGTCGAAAACACGGGTAACGTCAACGCTGGTCCGTTCCGGGTGAATTTTTATCTGAGCCACGACAACCAGATTACGACGACCGATTATTTCATCGGCCAGTACCTGTTCACCGGCCTGACCCAGTCCACGCTCTCGCCGCTGCTGACGCAGATCGTCACGCTGCCGCAGGTCGATTCGGCATTTTGGAACGGCACAGGCACCTACACCATCGGCATGATCGTCGACGCCGATATCCAGGTCAGCGAGGTGAACGAAACGGACAACGCGAACCTGGGCCAGACCATCGACCTCGAAACGCTGAACATCACGCTCAACGCGCCCCCTGCCAACCTGCGGGGTACCCATTTCAACCTCTTGCCCGCACAAGTGTCGGTCGGCACGCCGTTCAACGCGGAATTCACCGTCGAGAACAACGGCAGCACGGCGGCGCCTTCGTTCGAGGTGCGGTTCTATCTCAGCCGCGACGAGGCCATCACGACCGGCGACACCCTGCTGTTCACGCGGATCATTCCCGGCTTGGCGATCGGCGCGAACACGGGCAACTTGCTGCAAACGCTCGACCTGCCGCTGGGCACGCAAACCGGGCCGGCCTACATCGGCATGATTGTCGATCCGCTCGGCGCAATCGCCGAAACGAACGAGGGCGACAACGCCAACCGCGGATCGCTGCTCGACCGCGAGGTCACCGAGATCGTTCCGCCGGACCCCGCCACGGTCAACCTGCCTCAACTCCGCGGCACGTCTTTCGACGTCGTACCCGCGGAGGTGACGGCCGGCAACAGCTTCGACATCCAGTACCGCGTCGAGAACCAAGGCGCCGCGGCGGCCGGGGCCTTCGAAGTGCGCTTCTACGCGAGCAGCGACGAGGACATCAGCACGGCCGACGTCTTGCTGGGCACGCAGGCCTTCGCCAGTCTGGGCGCGTTCGCCAATACCGGGATCCTCGCCAAGCAACTGACCCTGCCGGCTCAGACGCCGCTGGGACCGCTGTTTATCGGCATGATCATCGATCCGGCCGGAGTGATCGGCGAATCGAACGAGGAGGATAATCGCAATCGCGGCCCCGGTCTCGACAGCGACAACCTGGTCGTCGTGACACCGCCTCCGCCGCCGGTGTTGCTCAGCGACTTGAAAGGCGCCGGCTTCAACGTCGTGCAGACGACGGCCGCGCCGGGCACTAAGGTCGATATCCAGTACACCGTCGTCAATGCCTCGGCCGTGGCCGGAGCGGGCAACTTCGTGGTCCGCTTCTACGTGAGCAACAATCCGATTCTCGGCGCCGGCGGCACCGATACGCTCCTCGGCGAGCAAGCGATCAATGGCTTGCCGATCTCCGGCTCGACCGGCATTCTGACGAAATCTCTCACGCTGCCTGGCAATTTTTCCGCGGTCCCGGCGTACATCTGCATGCTCATCGATGCCACCGACGCCGTGCTCGAGAGCAACGAGGTGAACAACCGCAATCAGGGCGTGGGCTTTGATAGCGACACGCTGCTGATTGATGGGCCGCCCATTGCGCAGGTTGCCGCCAACGTGTGGGTGGGCGCCTTCGCACCGGCCAGTGCGCAGTTTGCCGTGGGCTTCCCCGGCAACCCCGGCGCACCCAACATGAACTGGACGATGGGGATCCCGGGCTGGCTGTCGATTTCCGGCGACTGGAACGGCGACGGCATCGATACCGTCGGCCTCTACAACCCGGCCACCGCGCAGTTCTTCCTGTCCAATGCGCTGGGCAACTCGATTGCCGACGTGACGCCGTTCACCTATGGCATGCCGGGTTGGATCCCGCTGGCTGGCGACTGGAACAATGACGGCATCGACACCGTCGGCCTCTACAATCCGGCCACGGCGCAGTTCTTCCTCCGCAACGCGAACACGACCGGCACGGCCGACATCGCGCCGTTCAATTATGGCCTGCCGAACTGGCGGCCCGTGGTCGGCGACTGGAACGGCGACGGCATCGACACCATCGGCCTGTACCAACCTTCTTCGGCCTCGTTCTTCCTGCGCAATACCAACTCGACCGGCGTGGCCGACGTCACACCGTTCAACTACGGGATGGCCAGTTGGCTACCCGTCAGCGGCGACTGGAACAGCGACGAGAGCGATTCGGTCGGCGTATACAACCCGGTCACCGGGCAGTTGTTCCTCCGCAATTCGAACACGACCGGCGTGGCCGATGTCGCCCCGCTGGTCGTCGGCTCGGGCAACGGCCTGCCGCTGGCCGGGAAGTACACGGCCGGTAGCGGCCTGAACGCCACGACGCTGCTCAATTCCGCTGCGAGCCAGCCGAGCGTGCCGTCTGCGCTGCCTTTGGCGATGATCACCTCCAGCTCGATGCAGATGCCTGCCAGCACGCTTGCGGATCCAATGCCGGCTGTCGATCCGCCGGCCGATAGCGACGCGCTCGATCTGGCCGAAACCCGCACCGCCCGCCCGGTCGACTATGCCCGGGAGGTCGACAAGCTTATGAGCGGGCTCGACGAGCTGTAA
- a CDS encoding efflux RND transporter periplasmic adaptor subunit, whose translation MAEIPLSHEPSTVDPIAPAPRRRWLRWVGLLLICGLSVAAGIVLDRHHLHPDLVTSSPPQPADEHGHSHDDGHDHADHDHDHSHAEDHSHSSAEEASMVEVSAPSRGSIGLQVSAVGLSAFTKTITVPAIVTERPGQSHVAITAPLTGVVTAIHAIPGEAVEPGQVLFDLRLTHEELVQLQGEFLRTLEELDVVQREIQRVEAIAAEGAIAGKAVLERKYEEQKLAAAIRSQEQALMLHGLSSEQVAGIRQDRKLLGAITLRAPAAPQPSSPQEKPADFWQVEDLAVEPGQHVDAGAALCTLADHSLLYVEGKAYEQDVNALNHAAQQKWEICALVDQGQPQPEEVCSLKLLYVGNRVDPESRLVSFFATLPNQCVRDARVEAGKRFVSWQFRPGQRLQVRVPVEIWQEKLVLPADAVVQEGPESYVFREDGDHFHRCAVEVQYRDQFNVVLGEKNEIGPGDRVAIQGAQQLYLAHKNRAGGGAEAHHHHDH comes from the coding sequence ATGGCCGAAATACCTTTGTCGCACGAACCATCGACTGTCGATCCGATAGCGCCCGCGCCTCGCCGGCGTTGGCTGCGCTGGGTCGGACTCCTCTTGATCTGCGGACTGTCGGTTGCCGCGGGCATCGTGCTCGATCGACATCATCTGCACCCGGACCTCGTCACGAGCAGCCCACCACAGCCAGCAGACGAGCACGGTCATTCGCACGATGACGGCCACGATCATGCCGACCATGACCACGACCACAGCCATGCTGAAGATCACAGCCATTCGTCCGCGGAAGAAGCGTCGATGGTCGAAGTCTCGGCCCCCAGCCGAGGCAGCATCGGGCTGCAGGTGTCGGCCGTCGGATTGAGCGCCTTCACCAAGACGATCACCGTCCCGGCCATAGTCACCGAACGGCCGGGCCAGTCGCACGTGGCGATCACGGCGCCGCTGACGGGCGTGGTCACCGCGATCCATGCGATTCCTGGCGAAGCGGTCGAGCCCGGCCAGGTGCTGTTCGATCTGCGGTTGACGCACGAAGAACTCGTGCAATTGCAGGGCGAGTTTCTGCGGACGCTCGAGGAGCTCGATGTCGTCCAGCGCGAGATTCAGCGCGTCGAAGCGATCGCAGCCGAAGGTGCCATCGCCGGCAAGGCGGTGCTCGAACGCAAATACGAAGAACAAAAGCTCGCCGCGGCGATTCGTTCCCAAGAGCAAGCGCTGATGCTGCATGGGCTCAGCAGCGAACAGGTCGCGGGCATTCGACAGGATCGCAAATTGCTCGGCGCGATCACCCTGCGCGCGCCGGCGGCGCCGCAGCCCAGCAGCCCGCAGGAAAAGCCCGCCGACTTCTGGCAAGTCGAAGACCTGGCCGTCGAACCGGGGCAGCACGTCGATGCGGGTGCCGCGCTCTGCACATTGGCAGACCACTCGCTGCTGTATGTCGAGGGCAAGGCCTACGAGCAGGACGTCAACGCCTTGAACCATGCGGCGCAGCAGAAATGGGAGATTTGCGCCCTGGTCGATCAGGGGCAGCCGCAACCAGAAGAAGTCTGCAGTCTGAAGCTGCTCTACGTGGGCAATCGGGTCGATCCCGAGTCGCGGCTGGTCTCCTTCTTTGCCACGCTGCCCAACCAGTGTGTTCGCGATGCCCGCGTCGAGGCGGGCAAGCGCTTCGTCAGTTGGCAGTTCCGCCCCGGCCAGCGGTTACAGGTGCGCGTGCCCGTCGAGATCTGGCAGGAAAAGCTCGTCTTGCCTGCCGACGCCGTCGTACAAGAGGGGCCCGAGTCGTACGTCTTCCGCGAAGACGGTGATCATTTCCATCGCTGCGCCGTCGAGGTGCAATACCGCGACCAGTTCAACGTGGTGCTCGGCGAGAAGAATGAGATCGGCCCCGGAGATCGTGTAGCCATCCAGGGTGCTCAGCAATTGTATCTGGCGCACAAGAACCGCGCCGGGGGTGGCGCAGAAGCGCACCACCACCACGATCATTGA